A single Prochlorococcus marinus XMU1410 DNA region contains:
- the hslO gene encoding Hsp33 family molecular chaperone HslO, whose amino-acid sequence MQDRIVRATAANGGIRLVAVLTTESSLEAKKRHDLSYLTTCILGRAFSASLLLASSMKIMHGRVTLRVRSDGPLKGLLVDAGRDGKVRGYVGNPNLELDLVKKGNNKYSFDFTKALGRGYLNVIRDSGFGEPFTSTVELVNGNIAEDLASYLYHSEQTPSAVFIGEKIQNKSVICSGGLLAQVLPKKDTDPLLISLLEERCKEINSFSEDLFKSKDNLLELIKNIFPDIDDKSISEKARSQEVSFKCKCSKQRSLNAMKMLDKNELEDILKKDGKAELVCEFCKNKYLINYEEIKSMIENQS is encoded by the coding sequence ATGCAGGATAGGATAGTTCGGGCTACTGCAGCAAATGGAGGAATAAGATTAGTTGCGGTCTTAACAACAGAATCTTCTTTAGAAGCAAAAAAAAGACACGATCTTTCTTATTTAACCACCTGTATCTTAGGCAGAGCATTTAGTGCCTCACTACTTTTGGCAAGCTCGATGAAGATAATGCATGGGAGAGTTACTCTAAGAGTTAGATCTGACGGACCTTTAAAAGGATTACTAGTTGATGCAGGTAGAGACGGAAAAGTTAGGGGTTATGTAGGGAATCCTAATTTAGAATTAGATCTAGTCAAAAAAGGTAATAATAAATATTCTTTTGATTTTACAAAAGCATTAGGTAGAGGATATTTAAATGTAATTAGAGATAGTGGATTTGGAGAACCCTTTACAAGCACTGTTGAATTAGTAAATGGAAATATTGCTGAAGACTTAGCTTCATATTTATATCATTCAGAGCAAACTCCCTCTGCTGTATTTATTGGAGAAAAAATCCAAAATAAAAGTGTTATTTGTAGTGGTGGCTTATTAGCTCAAGTTCTACCTAAAAAAGATACTGACCCACTACTAATCTCACTACTTGAAGAAAGATGCAAAGAAATTAATTCTTTCAGCGAAGATCTATTTAAGTCAAAAGATAATCTTCTTGAGTTAATTAAAAATATATTTCCCGATATTGACGATAAATCAATCTCTGAAAAAGCTCGTTCCCAAGAAGTTAGTTTTAAATGCAAGTGTTCGAAACAAAGAAGTTTAAATGCGATGAAAATGCTTGATAAGAACGAGTTAGAGGACATCCTCAAGAAAGATGGCAAAGCAGAGTTGGTTTGTGAATTTTGTAAAAATAAATATCTTATAAATTATGAAGAAATTAAATCTATGATAGAGAATCAATCATAA
- a CDS encoding class I SAM-dependent methyltransferase: MERVPEPELMEGKEQVISYDEADFSEGEANLINQINQYLLKKNISLGEKDLIVDLGCGPGNISEKLAIKWPNTAVVGIDGSKEMILRAEYKKSISNNQKKLKNLRYICSDIKDIKSNNFLSKKRISLLVSNSLIHHITNLEDFFNTIRSLSSNITVNFHKDLKRPSDEKSALKLKAQCSTKYNEILTNDYYASLRASYTFKELKNFTLENDLSTLDVFEEGENYLIVYGNV; encoded by the coding sequence ATGGAAAGAGTCCCCGAACCTGAATTAATGGAGGGAAAAGAGCAGGTCATTTCTTATGACGAAGCTGATTTTTCAGAAGGGGAAGCTAATCTAATTAATCAAATAAATCAATATCTTTTGAAAAAAAATATTTCTTTAGGTGAAAAAGATTTAATAGTTGATTTAGGATGCGGCCCAGGAAATATTTCTGAGAAGTTAGCAATAAAATGGCCTAATACTGCAGTCGTAGGAATAGATGGTTCTAAAGAGATGATTCTGCGGGCAGAATATAAAAAAAGTATTTCTAATAATCAAAAAAAATTAAAAAATTTACGCTACATTTGTTCTGACATCAAAGACATTAAATCAAATAATTTTTTGTCTAAAAAAAGAATTAGTTTACTTGTAAGCAACAGTTTGATTCATCACATTACCAATCTTGAAGATTTCTTCAACACAATAAGAAGTTTATCTAGTAATATCACTGTAAATTTTCACAAGGATTTAAAAAGGCCATCAGATGAAAAGTCTGCTTTAAAACTCAAAGCACAATGTTCAACTAAATATAATGAAATCTTAACTAATGATTATTATGCATCTTTAAGAGCTTCTTATACTTTTAAAGAGTTAAAAAATTTCACCTTAGAAAATGATCTATCCACTTTAGATGTGTTTGAAGAAGGTGAAAATTATTTAATAGTCTATGGTAATGTTTAA
- a CDS encoding 16S rRNA (uracil(1498)-N(3))-methyltransferase, with protein sequence MEDLTRLIISHERIENIKNNNLELSKEEAHYLNKVMRIKNGKKIFIANGEGSLWKAIKVKNDCLEIIQLKKPYLFQEQEIHLLGIAVVIPKSGFEDILKMCTEIGIDYIQPLFSERQVNKNLNFSRKLLRWNLIINEAVEQSERLWKPSILNGMDIIEWLKSRDNQERVSISITREETLYDLNKWLRKQQEFGNKKGGIFWNVIGPEGGWSAKEIDFFKKNNITFVKLSDTILRTSTASINASSILNQWRIDLKLKN encoded by the coding sequence ATGGAAGACTTAACAAGATTAATTATTTCCCATGAAAGAATTGAAAATATTAAGAACAATAATTTAGAACTTTCTAAAGAAGAGGCTCATTATTTAAATAAAGTAATGAGGATAAAAAATGGTAAAAAAATATTTATAGCTAACGGAGAGGGTTCATTATGGAAAGCTATAAAAGTTAAAAATGATTGTTTAGAAATAATTCAATTAAAAAAACCTTACTTATTTCAAGAACAAGAAATTCACTTATTAGGAATAGCCGTTGTTATACCAAAAAGTGGTTTTGAGGATATTTTAAAAATGTGTACTGAAATAGGAATTGATTATATACAGCCATTATTTTCAGAAAGACAGGTAAACAAAAATTTAAATTTTTCTAGAAAACTTTTGAGATGGAATTTAATTATCAATGAAGCTGTTGAGCAAAGTGAGAGATTATGGAAACCATCTATTTTAAATGGCATGGATATTATTGAATGGCTAAAAAGTAGAGATAATCAAGAAAGAGTTTCAATTTCTATAACTAGAGAAGAAACACTATATGACTTAAATAAATGGTTAAGAAAACAACAAGAATTTGGAAATAAAAAAGGAGGTATTTTTTGGAATGTAATTGGTCCTGAAGGAGGTTGGTCCGCTAAAGAAATTGATTTTTTTAAAAAAAATAATATTACCTTTGTTAAGCTTTCCGACACTATCTTGAGAACTTCAACCGCTAGTATTAACGCATCATCAATTCTAAATCAGTGGAGAATTGATTTGAAATTAAAGAATTAG
- a CDS encoding Tic20 family protein, whose translation MNQIFQRISSVFLYTLPLKASIPFGYYLFYKYSFLKILLLLTFPIAIIEKSLPFGSFLLFIILFAGLARNPNVPYFVRYNACQALLIDIALIIISYLLRIFPIVELGSIIFIFTLCIFIYSISQCIYGVEPEIPLISKSVRMQI comes from the coding sequence TTGAATCAGATATTCCAGAGAATCTCATCAGTATTTTTGTATACTTTGCCATTAAAGGCATCAATACCTTTTGGATATTATTTGTTCTATAAATATTCATTTTTAAAAATACTATTATTACTAACTTTCCCGATAGCAATAATTGAAAAATCTTTGCCTTTTGGTAGTTTTTTATTATTTATAATTTTGTTTGCTGGATTAGCAAGAAATCCAAATGTTCCCTATTTCGTAAGATATAACGCATGCCAAGCATTACTTATTGATATTGCTTTGATAATAATTTCATATCTCTTGAGAATATTTCCCATAGTTGAATTAGGTTCAATAATTTTTATATTTACACTATGTATTTTTATTTATTCGATTTCTCAATGTATTTATGGAGTTGAACCTGAAATTCCCTTAATTAGTAAATCTGTAAGAATGCAAATTTAA
- a CDS encoding RNA recognition motif-containing protein, with product MTLSLNIGNLFNDSASHALVDELRKRTSEKDILDFEEKFNSKNEKNLHVYICRFLKNRSISRGVASRWLIAIIENKESKIDALQK from the coding sequence ATGACATTAAGCTTAAATATTGGGAACTTGTTTAATGATTCCGCAAGTCATGCATTGGTGGATGAGCTAAGAAAAAGAACATCAGAAAAGGATATCTTAGATTTTGAGGAAAAATTTAACTCCAAAAACGAAAAAAATCTACACGTATATATATGTAGATTTCTAAAAAATAGATCAATATCCAGAGGGGTAGCCTCTAGATGGTTAATAGCCATAATTGAAAACAAAGAATCAAAAATTGATGCTTTGCAAAAATAA
- a CDS encoding peptide chain release factor 3 has translation MSLGTKILNNNKEILDAVNKRRNFAIISHPDAGKTTLTEKLLLYGGAIQQAGAVKARGNQRKATSDWMELEKQRGISITSTVLQFEYERSVINLLDTPGHQDFSEDTYRTLAAADNAVMLEDAAKGLEPQTRKLFEVCKMRKIPIFTFINKMDRPGREPFSLLDEIESELGLNTLPINWPIGSGEEFRGVIDRFSREVILFDKAVRGKQSNEKRLSLEDKELSKYVERDLLENSLEELEVLDEAGSKFEKEEVFNGSLTPVFFGSAMTNFGVRPFLDSFLKMAQKPTSRNSNKGDIEPASDEFSGFVFKLQANMDPKHRDRVAFIRVCSGKFEKDMSVKHSRTGKTIRLSRPQKIFGQDREVVDDAYPGDVIGLNNPGMFSIGDTLYTGAHLEYEGIPSFSPEIFSWLRNPNPSAFKNFRKGVNELREEGAVQILYDFDESKRDPILAAVGQLQLEVVTHRLKSEYGVDANLEAMPYQLARWISDGWPAIEKLGRIFNCKIVKDCWNRPVILFKNEWNLNQFVEDNNQLNLNKVAPVVSGVEPIVL, from the coding sequence ATGAGCTTAGGTACTAAAATTCTAAATAATAATAAAGAAATACTGGATGCGGTAAATAAAAGAAGAAATTTTGCTATTATTTCACATCCAGATGCTGGGAAAACGACTCTTACCGAAAAGCTTCTTTTGTATGGAGGTGCCATTCAACAAGCAGGAGCAGTAAAAGCAAGGGGTAATCAGAGAAAAGCCACCTCAGACTGGATGGAACTTGAGAAACAAAGAGGTATTTCTATTACATCAACTGTATTGCAATTTGAATATGAAAGATCAGTAATTAATCTATTAGATACACCAGGACACCAAGATTTCTCCGAAGATACTTATAGAACATTAGCTGCTGCCGATAATGCAGTTATGTTGGAAGATGCTGCTAAAGGACTAGAACCTCAAACTAGAAAATTGTTTGAAGTTTGCAAGATGCGAAAAATACCAATATTTACTTTCATAAATAAAATGGATAGACCAGGGAGAGAGCCATTTTCTTTACTTGATGAAATTGAATCAGAACTTGGATTAAATACCCTACCTATAAACTGGCCAATTGGAAGTGGTGAGGAATTTAGAGGGGTTATTGATAGATTTTCGAGAGAGGTGATTTTATTTGATAAAGCAGTGAGAGGGAAACAATCGAATGAGAAAAGATTAAGTCTCGAAGATAAAGAGCTATCAAAATATGTAGAGAGAGATTTACTTGAAAACTCACTTGAAGAATTGGAGGTTCTTGATGAGGCGGGATCTAAATTTGAAAAAGAAGAAGTTTTTAATGGCTCTTTAACCCCAGTTTTCTTTGGATCTGCCATGACTAATTTTGGCGTAAGGCCATTTTTAGATAGTTTTTTAAAAATGGCACAAAAACCAACTTCAAGAAATAGTAATAAAGGGGATATTGAGCCTGCAAGCGATGAATTTAGTGGGTTTGTTTTTAAGCTTCAGGCAAATATGGATCCAAAGCACAGAGATAGGGTTGCTTTCATAAGAGTTTGTAGTGGCAAATTTGAAAAGGATATGTCAGTTAAACATTCCAGAACTGGGAAAACAATTAGATTATCAAGACCACAAAAAATATTTGGGCAAGATAGAGAAGTAGTTGATGATGCCTATCCTGGAGATGTTATTGGTTTAAATAATCCAGGGATGTTTTCTATTGGAGATACTCTTTATACTGGTGCTCATCTGGAATATGAGGGCATACCATCCTTTAGTCCTGAAATATTCAGCTGGCTAAGAAATCCAAATCCCTCAGCATTTAAAAACTTTAGAAAGGGTGTTAATGAACTTCGAGAAGAAGGTGCTGTTCAGATTCTTTATGACTTTGATGAGAGTAAAAGAGACCCTATACTCGCAGCTGTTGGTCAATTGCAGTTGGAGGTGGTAACTCACAGATTAAAAAGTGAATATGGTGTAGATGCAAATCTTGAAGCAATGCCATATCAATTGGCTAGATGGATTTCTGATGGATGGCCAGCCATTGAAAAACTAGGCAGAATATTCAACTGTAAAATAGTTAAAGATTGTTGGAATAGGCCAGTTATTCTTTTCAAAAATGAGTGGAATCTAAATCAATTTGTTGAAGACAATAATCAACTAAATTTAAACAAAGTTGCCCCCGTTGTTAGTGGAGTCGAACCAATTGTTTTATAA
- a CDS encoding DUF4278 domain-containing protein yields the protein MTLIYRGQKYVQNKEAAKKQHNELTYRGKAYTS from the coding sequence ATGACTCTAATTTACAGAGGACAAAAGTACGTCCAGAACAAAGAAGCAGCTAAAAAGCAGCACAATGAACTAACTTATAGAGGAAAAGCTTACACAAGCTAG
- a CDS encoding TIGR00297 family protein, which produces MDLIRNQFFIGFCINFILIYIFCRIPLMTKSGWVSAGILGTILWGCLSWQGWMSVVIYLLFGSLVTKIGFKFKKAQGIAEKRGGRRGPENVWGSAATGLFLAIMTKFNAANVVMFKVGFAASFAAKLADTFGSEIGKRFGKDTYLITSLKKVDRGTEGGISIEGTLASVLGSIFMAFIMLRLSIISTKYHFIVVVVSGFLATLSESIIGAKFQNKYKLSNELVNAIQTSIASVFAIFALILYSYFLN; this is translated from the coding sequence ATGGATTTAATTAGAAATCAATTTTTTATAGGTTTTTGCATTAATTTTATTTTGATTTATATATTTTGCAGGATTCCTTTGATGACGAAAAGTGGTTGGGTAAGTGCAGGCATCTTAGGCACAATTTTGTGGGGATGTTTGTCTTGGCAGGGATGGATGTCAGTTGTAATTTATTTATTATTTGGATCCCTCGTTACCAAAATAGGTTTTAAATTTAAAAAAGCACAAGGAATTGCTGAAAAAAGAGGCGGGAGAAGAGGTCCTGAGAATGTATGGGGCTCAGCAGCTACCGGATTATTTCTTGCCATTATGACCAAATTTAATGCCGCCAATGTAGTGATGTTTAAAGTAGGTTTTGCTGCAAGTTTTGCTGCTAAGTTGGCGGATACTTTTGGTAGCGAAATTGGAAAAAGATTTGGTAAAGACACATACTTAATTACTTCACTTAAAAAGGTGGATAGGGGAACTGAAGGGGGAATAAGTATAGAAGGAACATTAGCTAGTGTTTTGGGATCAATATTTATGGCTTTTATTATGCTTCGTCTATCAATTATTTCTACAAAATATCATTTTATAGTTGTTGTTGTTTCTGGATTCTTGGCAACACTTTCTGAAAGTATTATTGGTGCTAAATTTCAAAATAAATATAAATTAAGTAATGAATTGGTAAATGCTATTCAGACAAGTATTGCTTCTGTTTTTGCTATCTTTGCTCTTATTTTATATTCATATTTTTTAAATTAA
- a CDS encoding CPP1-like family protein codes for MDSNSNKKNNEKSPYEILGVKEGAAFEDIQKARDIKVKEAGEDLILKAKIESSFDQLLMGSLKARQSGNVSYEAVSASKKEKQINQFTNNNFPLLSKIKNLNNNSKNSSQYSLPKITTPSFDNLSIKISVGLLFLILLFISPDSNNRLLLSISTLILTYTQIKTGKRFIGSLGWSVTFLSIGLIFGGLLENNSFIQEVSNNSLSIQKIQSIPAMVILWLGVIFL; via the coding sequence TTGGATTCAAACAGTAATAAAAAAAATAACGAAAAATCACCTTATGAAATTTTAGGTGTAAAAGAAGGTGCTGCTTTTGAGGATATTCAGAAGGCTAGAGATATCAAAGTCAAAGAGGCCGGTGAAGATTTAATTTTAAAAGCGAAAATAGAATCCTCCTTCGATCAATTACTCATGGGGAGTTTGAAAGCAAGGCAATCAGGAAATGTAAGCTATGAAGCTGTGAGCGCCTCAAAAAAAGAAAAACAAATTAATCAATTTACCAATAATAATTTCCCACTGCTTTCTAAGATAAAAAATTTAAATAATAACTCCAAGAACTCAAGTCAGTATAGTCTGCCAAAAATAACCACTCCCTCATTTGATAATCTTTCAATAAAAATATCTGTTGGGCTATTATTTTTAATTTTGTTATTTATCAGTCCAGACTCTAATAATAGACTTTTACTATCTATCTCAACATTAATACTTACCTATACTCAAATTAAAACAGGGAAAAGATTCATAGGTTCTCTGGGTTGGAGTGTTACCTTTCTCTCGATAGGATTAATATTTGGTGGATTGCTTGAAAATAATTCTTTCATTCAGGAAGTATCAAACAACTCTTTATCAATACAAAAAATTCAAAGTATTCCGGCCATGGTTATTTTATGGTTAGGCGTAATTTTTTTATGA
- the nrdJ gene encoding ribonucleoside-triphosphate reductase, adenosylcobalamin-dependent → MTVAPNKASSESNSNNLKKDDFPKTAPAAYPVFFRSYSRKTSSGKRENWSEVGERNLSGLKELGKLSEEELILMREMQSNQKAQPSGRWLWIGGTPWINKNQNFSGAYNCTSTNLIDWEAFALMMDLAMMGCGTGAIIEPHFINNLPTVINKINIKSVSEVGITPKDQREEKSSLEIKGKDLHIKVGDSRRGWVDSYKYLLEASSNESLEREIDVYIDLEDIRPAGESLKGFGGMANPIKLKDLYSRVTSLLGKAIGRKLSTVECCLLIDEAAVTIVAGNIRRSAGMRQFASDDKEAASAKENLWSQDENGNWRIDPEKDALRMANHTRVYHTKPTYQTVLDAVTKQFHSGEGAIQFAPEAIARSNADILKDDELRKEFIEIYSEQGKDEARNWINSSYGPFSEEELDHRMSRYGLNPCGEILGNDFHCNLAEVHLNQIDPGNFEEQKKAFKAAALSVACLLNHEFEVERYRKSREYDPIVGVSFTGLFDFCVHAFGTPWLKWWEAGRPNSEEGKAFKEKEAKFLDSWRKIVKETVWEYCDKHNLRRPNRCTTVQPAGTKSLLTGAAPGWHPPKAQRFIRRITFRKNDPIALACMDYGYSVVPSQSDKDENGCLLDNPFDPRCTEWLVEIPTEVSWANIDGADQIDINNFSALAQFDFYMQVQKFYTEHNTSATVEFRENEIEDLAKAIYNAIENNEGYISAALLARFSANATFPRLPFEPISKEEYISLQNKVIERKVNNDFFDALNKYDVGELSEAGPAGCDSDKCLLPLAKPKD, encoded by the coding sequence GTGACTGTTGCACCAAATAAAGCTTCTTCAGAGAGCAATTCCAATAATCTTAAAAAAGATGATTTTCCAAAGACTGCGCCAGCTGCTTACCCAGTTTTTTTCAGATCTTATAGTAGAAAAACTTCATCTGGCAAAAGGGAGAACTGGAGCGAAGTAGGCGAAAGGAATTTATCGGGATTAAAAGAATTAGGAAAACTTTCTGAAGAAGAATTAATTCTAATGAGGGAGATGCAAAGTAACCAAAAAGCTCAACCTTCAGGAAGATGGTTATGGATAGGCGGAACTCCTTGGATTAATAAGAACCAAAATTTCTCAGGAGCATACAACTGCACCTCAACAAACTTAATTGATTGGGAAGCCTTCGCATTAATGATGGACTTAGCAATGATGGGATGTGGAACAGGTGCAATAATTGAGCCTCATTTTATAAATAATCTACCTACGGTAATTAACAAAATAAACATTAAATCAGTCAGTGAAGTTGGAATAACCCCTAAAGATCAAAGAGAAGAAAAGTCATCATTAGAAATTAAAGGAAAAGATCTTCATATCAAAGTTGGAGATAGCAGAAGAGGATGGGTAGATAGCTATAAATATCTTCTTGAGGCATCAAGTAACGAGAGTCTTGAAAGAGAAATTGATGTTTATATTGATTTGGAAGATATTAGGCCTGCGGGAGAATCATTAAAAGGTTTTGGTGGTATGGCAAATCCTATCAAATTGAAAGATCTTTACTCTAGAGTCACATCACTTCTTGGAAAGGCAATTGGTAGGAAATTAAGTACAGTAGAGTGTTGTTTATTAATTGATGAAGCTGCAGTAACCATAGTTGCTGGCAATATAAGAAGAAGTGCTGGAATGAGACAATTTGCTTCAGATGATAAGGAAGCCGCATCAGCAAAAGAAAATTTATGGAGTCAAGATGAGAATGGTAATTGGAGAATAGATCCTGAAAAAGATGCCCTCAGAATGGCCAATCATACTAGGGTTTACCATACAAAACCCACTTACCAAACTGTTTTGGATGCAGTAACAAAACAATTCCATTCAGGTGAGGGAGCCATTCAATTTGCACCAGAAGCAATCGCAAGGTCAAATGCAGATATTCTCAAAGATGATGAATTGAGAAAGGAATTTATTGAAATCTACTCAGAACAAGGCAAGGATGAAGCGAGAAATTGGATAAATAGTAGTTATGGTCCTTTTTCAGAAGAAGAGTTAGACCACAGGATGAGCCGATATGGACTTAACCCTTGTGGGGAGATCTTGGGAAATGATTTCCATTGCAATTTGGCTGAAGTTCATTTAAATCAGATTGATCCAGGAAATTTTGAAGAGCAAAAAAAAGCTTTTAAAGCAGCCGCTCTTTCTGTAGCATGCTTACTTAATCATGAATTTGAAGTTGAGCGTTACAGAAAAAGTAGGGAATATGATCCTATCGTAGGAGTAAGTTTCACTGGATTATTTGATTTTTGTGTCCATGCCTTTGGGACGCCATGGTTGAAATGGTGGGAAGCAGGAAGGCCAAATAGCGAAGAAGGGAAGGCCTTCAAAGAAAAGGAAGCTAAATTCTTAGATTCTTGGAGAAAAATAGTAAAAGAAACTGTATGGGAATATTGTGATAAGCATAATCTAAGGAGACCAAATAGATGCACAACAGTTCAGCCAGCTGGAACTAAAAGTCTTCTTACTGGAGCAGCTCCAGGTTGGCATCCTCCAAAGGCTCAAAGATTCATAAGAAGAATAACTTTCAGGAAAAATGACCCAATCGCTTTAGCTTGCATGGATTATGGTTACTCAGTTGTTCCATCTCAATCTGATAAAGATGAAAATGGTTGCTTGCTCGATAATCCATTTGATCCAAGATGTACAGAATGGTTAGTTGAAATCCCTACAGAAGTTAGTTGGGCAAATATAGACGGCGCTGACCAAATAGACATCAATAATTTCTCAGCGTTAGCTCAATTTGATTTTTACATGCAAGTGCAGAAATTTTACACAGAGCATAATACCTCTGCAACCGTAGAATTTAGAGAAAATGAAATCGAGGATTTAGCTAAGGCTATTTATAATGCAATAGAAAATAATGAGGGATATATTTCAGCAGCATTGCTGGCTAGATTTAGTGCTAACGCTACTTTCCCGAGATTACCCTTTGAACCAATAAGTAAAGAGGAATATATATCATTGCAGAATAAAGTAATAGAAAGGAAAGTAAATAACGATTTCTTTGACGCTCTTAATAAATATGATGTTGGAGAACTATCTGAAGCAGGACCAGCAGGTTGTGATTCAGATAAGTGCTTGCTTCCTCTTGCTAAACCAAAAGATTAA
- a CDS encoding ABC transporter ATP-binding protein: protein MLDLKEISYQPQTGERKIIDNLNLKVHENEIILICGSSGSGKTTLLEIISGLTNPQKGKITWKNKILSSRQRRWFCGVVFQFPERYFIGTTIGKELKIGHKSLREKNIEIVLNKVGLKKINLTQPPEQLSGGQQRRLAVAVQLLRNPSILLLDEPTAGLDYSMRNDVKNLIMDLKNKNTIIIVTHEPALFEGIPSRILFLEKGKIKNFMKENHAG from the coding sequence ATGCTTGATTTAAAAGAAATATCTTATCAACCTCAAACTGGTGAAAGAAAAATAATTGACAATTTAAATTTAAAAGTTCATGAAAATGAAATCATTTTAATTTGCGGCAGTAGTGGTTCTGGGAAAACAACACTACTCGAAATAATAAGCGGATTAACAAATCCACAAAAAGGAAAAATAACTTGGAAGAATAAAATTTTATCTTCTAGACAAAGAAGATGGTTTTGTGGAGTAGTATTCCAATTTCCTGAAAGATACTTTATAGGTACAACCATTGGTAAAGAATTAAAAATAGGCCATAAATCTTTAAGAGAAAAAAATATAGAAATAGTTTTAAATAAAGTTGGTTTGAAAAAAATTAATCTAACCCAACCACCAGAACAACTTAGTGGCGGGCAACAAAGGCGATTAGCTGTAGCTGTTCAACTACTAAGAAACCCCTCAATTCTTTTACTTGATGAACCAACTGCAGGATTAGACTATTCAATGAGAAATGATGTAAAGAATTTAATTATGGATTTAAAAAATAAAAATACAATTATTATTGTTACTCATGAACCTGCCTTATTTGAGGGAATTCCTTCTAGGATATTATTCTTGGAAAAAGGGAAAATCAAAAATTTTATGAAAGAAAATCATGCAGGATAG
- a CDS encoding DUF3531 family protein, which produces MNIIFREVDPFNCWIWIRFSESPTQDEKNYLDGVFDSWYVLGRLGGFNSENLQTHEEGSDLSWMSYDNDQKNASLPALMHNLGIMEYQNLWGRCWVDFGTSDSISIDILINSLNEISNNYVKIEELIIGGENNDWSVEEHEDLVFKD; this is translated from the coding sequence ATGAATATTATTTTTAGGGAAGTTGATCCTTTTAATTGTTGGATATGGATCAGGTTTTCAGAATCACCAACTCAAGACGAAAAAAATTATTTAGATGGTGTTTTTGATAGTTGGTACGTTTTAGGAAGGTTAGGTGGATTTAATTCTGAAAATTTGCAAACTCATGAAGAGGGTTCCGATCTAAGTTGGATGTCCTATGATAATGACCAAAAAAATGCATCTCTTCCAGCCTTAATGCATAATTTAGGAATTATGGAATATCAAAATCTTTGGGGAAGATGTTGGGTTGATTTTGGAACTTCAGACTCCATTTCAATAGATATATTAATTAATTCTTTGAATGAGATATCAAATAATTATGTAAAAATTGAAGAGTTAATTATTGGGGGTGAAAATAATGATTGGTCAGTTGAAGAACATGAAGATTTAGTTTTCAAAGATTAA
- the gloA gene encoding lactoylglutathione lyase gives MRILHTMLRVGDLDKSLDFYINRLGMNLLRKKDYPHGKFTLAFVGYGSEKENTVIELTYNWDKKSEDYELGDKYGHIAIGVKDIHLICQGLENNGCKITTKPKTMKNSTTVLAFVEDPDGYKIELIERD, from the coding sequence ATGCGTATCTTACATACAATGTTGAGGGTTGGAGATTTAGATAAATCCCTTGATTTCTACATCAATAGATTAGGAATGAATTTATTGCGAAAAAAGGATTACCCTCATGGGAAATTCACTTTGGCATTTGTTGGTTATGGCTCAGAAAAAGAAAACACAGTAATTGAATTAACTTATAACTGGGATAAAAAGTCTGAAGACTATGAGCTTGGAGATAAATATGGTCATATAGCTATTGGAGTAAAAGATATTCATCTAATTTGCCAAGGATTAGAAAATAATGGTTGTAAAATAACAACCAAACCTAAAACAATGAAAAATAGTACTACTGTCTTAGCTTTTGTTGAGGATCCTGATGGTTATAAGATTGAACTTATTGAAAGAGATTAA